The Panicum hallii strain FIL2 chromosome 9, PHallii_v3.1, whole genome shotgun sequence genome has a window encoding:
- the LOC112875588 gene encoding low temperature-induced protein lt101.2-like — MATATFVEVLLAIFLPPVGVFLRYGCGMEFWIDLLLTILGYIPGIIYALYVLVA; from the exons ATGGCGACGGCGACGTTCGTGGAAGTGCTCCTCGCCATCTTCCTGCCGCCGGTCGGCGTCTTCCTGCGCTACGGCTGCGGC ATGGAGTTCTGGATCGACCTGCTGCTGACCATACTGGGGTACATCCCGGGGATCATCTACGCGCTGTACGTGCTGGTGGCGTGA
- the LOC112876746 gene encoding LOB domain-containing protein 1-like, with protein sequence MDYGSGSTGTGTTTTTTTTQQQYSSCRSVSPPSRVSSCSPPPPPPAMQVVGNAPPTLVLSPCAACKILRRRCADGCVLAPYFPPTEPAKFTTAHRVFGASNIIKLLQDLPESSRADAVSSMVYEAEARLRDPVYGCAGAVCRLQKQANELKVQLARAQADLLNAQAQHANLLALVCIEMANRRDSNHHQQQHQPPSPPLMDGGGGGGGGGCSDFGAAAYQAFYDSDMDSATWPDHEAQLWT encoded by the exons ATGGACTACGGCAGCGGGagcacgggcacgggcacgacgacgacgacgacgacgacgcagCAGCAGTATAGTAGCTGCCGTTCCGTGTCGCCGCCGTCGCGGGTGTCGtcgtgctcgccgccgccgcctccccccgcCATGCAGGTGGTGGGCAACGCGCCGCCGACCCTGGTGCTGAGCCCGTGCGCGGCGTGCAAgatcctccgccgccgctgcgccgACGGCTGCGTGCTGGCTCCCTACTTCCCGCCGACCGAGCCGGCCAAGTTCACCACCGCGCACCGCGTCTTTGGTGCCAGCAACATCATCAAGCTCCTCCAG GACCTGCCGGAGAGCTCGCGCGCGGACGCGGTGAGCAGCATGGTGTACGAGGCGGAGGCGCGGCTGCGGGACCCCGTGTACGGGTGCGCGGGGGCGGTGTGCCGGCTGCAGAAGCAGGCCAACGAGCTCAAGGTGCAGctggcgcgggcgcaggcggacCTGCTCAACGCGCAGGCGCAGCACGCCAACCTGCTCGCTCTCGTCTGCATCGAGATGGCGAACCGCCGGGacagcaaccaccaccagcagcagcaccagcccccgtcgccgccgctgatggacggcggcggcggcggcggcggcggcggctgcagcgACTTCGGCGCGGCGGCGTACCAGGCGTTTTACGACTCGGACATGGACTCGGCGACGTGGCCGGATCACGAAGCCCAGCTCTGGACCTGA
- the LOC112875587 gene encoding DDB1- and CUL4-associated factor 8 isoform X1: MAAPVEAAGGRKANCFFEVGRREIGSSFPRASSRRISGSEHILMRMTQYGKLRGHDGCVNTVSFNPAGDLLVSGSDDTNIILWDWLAKTKRLVYPSGHHENVFHARVMPFTDDSTIVTVAADGQVRVGQLKEGGEVTTRLVGEHDSPVHKMAIEPGSPYIFYSCGEDGLVQHFDLRSDSGKKLFTCYSFLNDRRRVRLNSIAIDPQNPYYFSIGGSDEYVRLYDMRRFQLDDSRNINQPVDTFCPKHLVKGGKVHITSIAYSYAREILVSYNDELVYLFQSNMGLGPNPEAAQPECFDMLDQPQAYSGHRNYRTVKGVSFFGPNDEYVVSGSDCGNVFIWRKKGGELMRMMNGDKSVVNCIEPHPHFPFMATSGIDKTVKLWTPSSKKVMSLPKNVKKIITSNERGREVNASRAEATLSSDVIMRMLRLHRRQSELHRENEPAAADFASDDDETFYIGFGNTERDERENSDPRECIVT; the protein is encoded by the exons ATGGCCGCTCCCGTCGAAGCAGCTGGAGGCCGCAAGGCCAACTGCTTCTTTGAGGTCGGCCGGCGCGAGATCGGCTCCTCCTTTccccgcgcctcctcccgccgAATCAGCGGCTCCGAG CATATACTGATGCGGATGACTCAGTATGGAAAGTTGCGTGGTCATGATGGTTGTGTTAATACCGTGAGCTTTAACCCTGCCGGTGACCTCCTTGTGTCCGGTTCAGATGACACCAACATTATACTATGGGACTGGCTTGCTAAAACTAAGAGGCTTGTTTACCCTTCTGGCCACCACGAAAATGTCTTCCATGCCCGGGTGATGCCATTTACTGATGATAGCACTATTGTAACTGTCGCTGCTGATGGACAG GTAAGAGTGGGACAACTGAAGGAGGGCGGTGAAGTCACAACCAGACTAGTTGGGGAGCACGATTCCCCGGTGCATAAGATGGCTATCGAACCAGGAAGCCCTTACATTTTTTACAGTTGTGGAGAGGATGGCTTGGTACAGCAT TTTGACTTGAGAAGCGATTCGGGAAAAAAGCTGTTCACCTGCTATTCTTTCTTGAATGACAGACGCCGTGTAAGACTGAATAGCATTGCCATTGACCCACAGAACCCTTACTATTTTTCAATTGGTGGTTCTGATGAGTATGTACGGTTGTATGACATGAGGAGATTCCAGTTGGATGATTCAAGAAACATAAACCAGCCTGTAGATACCTTCTGCCCTAAGCATCTTGTTAAGGGCGGGAAGGTCCACATCACCAGTATTGCATATTCCTATGCAAGGGAGATACTTGTATCCTACAATGATGAACTTGTCTATTTGTTCCAAAGCAATATGGGTCTTGGTCCAAATCCCGAGGCAGCACAGCCAGAGTGTTTTGACATGCTCGATCAGCCACAAGCATACTCAGGTCACAGGAATTACCGAACTGTTAAGGGAGTCAGTTTCTTTGGACCAAATGATGAATATGTTGTGAGTGGATCAGATTGCGGGAATGTATTCATatggaggaagaagggaggtgAATTGATGAGGATGATGAATGGTGACAAAAGTGTAGTTAACTGCATTGAACCCCACCCGCATTTTCCCTTCATGGCTACTAGTGGTATTGACAAAACTGTCAAGCTGTGGACACCTTCCTCAAAAAAAGTGATGTCACTGCCTAAAAACGTGAAGAAA ATAATAACCTCTAATGAACGGGGGAGAGAGGTTAACGCTTCTCGAGCAGAAGCGACACTTTCATCTGATGTCATCATGCGTATGTTGAGGTTGCATAGGAGACAGTCTGAACTGCATCGGGAGAATGAACCAGCTGCTGCGGATTTTGCCAGTGATGATGATGAGACTTTCTACATTGGATTTGGCAACACAGAAAGGGACGAAAGGGAAAACTCTGATCCCAGGGAATGTATTGTAACGTAG
- the LOC112875587 gene encoding DDB1- and CUL4-associated factor 8 isoform X3: MAAPVEAAGGRKANCFFEVGRREIGSSFPRASSRRISGSEVRVGQLKEGGEVTTRLVGEHDSPVHKMAIEPGSPYIFYSCGEDGLVQHFDLRSDSGKKLFTCYSFLNDRRRVRLNSIAIDPQNPYYFSIGGSDEYVRLYDMRRFQLDDSRNINQPVDTFCPKHLVKGGKVHITSIAYSYAREILVSYNDELVYLFQSNMGLGPNPEAAQPECFDMLDQPQAYSGHRNYRTVKGVSFFGPNDEYVVSGSDCGNVFIWRKKGGELMRMMNGDKSVVNCIEPHPHFPFMATSGIDKTVKLWTPSSKKVMSLPKNVKKIITSNERGREVNASRAEATLSSDVIMRMLRLHRRQSELHRENEPAAADFASDDDETFYIGFGNTERDERENSDPRECIVT; encoded by the exons ATGGCCGCTCCCGTCGAAGCAGCTGGAGGCCGCAAGGCCAACTGCTTCTTTGAGGTCGGCCGGCGCGAGATCGGCTCCTCCTTTccccgcgcctcctcccgccgAATCAGCGGCTCCGAG GTAAGAGTGGGACAACTGAAGGAGGGCGGTGAAGTCACAACCAGACTAGTTGGGGAGCACGATTCCCCGGTGCATAAGATGGCTATCGAACCAGGAAGCCCTTACATTTTTTACAGTTGTGGAGAGGATGGCTTGGTACAGCAT TTTGACTTGAGAAGCGATTCGGGAAAAAAGCTGTTCACCTGCTATTCTTTCTTGAATGACAGACGCCGTGTAAGACTGAATAGCATTGCCATTGACCCACAGAACCCTTACTATTTTTCAATTGGTGGTTCTGATGAGTATGTACGGTTGTATGACATGAGGAGATTCCAGTTGGATGATTCAAGAAACATAAACCAGCCTGTAGATACCTTCTGCCCTAAGCATCTTGTTAAGGGCGGGAAGGTCCACATCACCAGTATTGCATATTCCTATGCAAGGGAGATACTTGTATCCTACAATGATGAACTTGTCTATTTGTTCCAAAGCAATATGGGTCTTGGTCCAAATCCCGAGGCAGCACAGCCAGAGTGTTTTGACATGCTCGATCAGCCACAAGCATACTCAGGTCACAGGAATTACCGAACTGTTAAGGGAGTCAGTTTCTTTGGACCAAATGATGAATATGTTGTGAGTGGATCAGATTGCGGGAATGTATTCATatggaggaagaagggaggtgAATTGATGAGGATGATGAATGGTGACAAAAGTGTAGTTAACTGCATTGAACCCCACCCGCATTTTCCCTTCATGGCTACTAGTGGTATTGACAAAACTGTCAAGCTGTGGACACCTTCCTCAAAAAAAGTGATGTCACTGCCTAAAAACGTGAAGAAA ATAATAACCTCTAATGAACGGGGGAGAGAGGTTAACGCTTCTCGAGCAGAAGCGACACTTTCATCTGATGTCATCATGCGTATGTTGAGGTTGCATAGGAGACAGTCTGAACTGCATCGGGAGAATGAACCAGCTGCTGCGGATTTTGCCAGTGATGATGATGAGACTTTCTACATTGGATTTGGCAACACAGAAAGGGACGAAAGGGAAAACTCTGATCCCAGGGAATGTATTGTAACGTAG
- the LOC112875528 gene encoding phosphatidylinositol transfer protein 2-like produces the protein MVQIKEFRIVMPMSMEEYEIGLSYTIMKMEQQNTNSKEGVEVLQQVPFEDEKLGKGQLTSKVYHLQSKIPSWMKGFAPATALTVHEDSWCAFPKSRTVIKCPLFSKCSLTIDTVNRPDNGCSENVHNLNSEQLAAREVEIIDIASISRDYWSKVISAPNVDLTAFKSQRTERGPLLKGWMDSCRPVMTAYKLVIMDAPIWGLGERLEDCIIAGERALVLACHRLCFAWIDEWYGMTVEQIREMERQTDMLLKKTLKKPGKAGSKHEGKRKTLKDEIAVVGSCT, from the exons ATGGTTCAGATCAAGGAATT TCGGATCGTCATGCCTATGTCCATGGAAGAG TACGAAATAGGCCTCAGTTACACCATCATGAAGATGGAGCAGCAAAACACAAACAGCAAGGAGGGTGTAGAGGTACTGCAGCAGGTCCCATTTGAGGATGAGAAGCTTGGCAAGGGCCAACTCACCTCAAAAGTCTATCATCTGCAGAG CAAAATTCCATCCTGGATGAAGGGCTTTGCTCCTGCCACTGCTCTCACGGTGCATGAGGACTCTTGGTGTGCGTTTCCAAAGAGCAGAACAG TGATCAAG TGCCCACTTTTCAGCAAATGCTCATTGACCATCGACACTGTGAACAGACCCGACAATGGTTGTTCCGAAAAC GTGCATAATCTGAACAGTGAGCAATTAGCTGCAAGAGAAGTTGAGATCATCGACATCGCATCTATATCCCGAGATTACTGGAGCAAGGTGATCAGTGCTCCAAATGTCGACCTGACAGCCTTCAAGTCGCAAAGAACAGAGCGAGGCCCTCTTCTGAAGGGATGGATG GATTCATGTCGTCCAGTCATGACCGCATACAAACTGGTGATCATGGATGCTCCAATCTGGGGCTTGGGCGAACGGCTCGAAGACTGCATCATTGCG GGGGAGAGGGCGCTGGTTTTGGCGTGCCACCGGCTGTGCTTCGCGTGGATCGACGAGTGGTACGGCATGACCGTGGAGCAGATACGGGAGATGGAGCGGCAGACGGATATGCTGCTGAAGAAG ACGCTGAAAAAGCCTGGGAAGGCCGGGAGCAAGCACGAGGGCAAGAGGAAGACGCTCAAAGACGAGATCGCGGTGGTGGGGAGCTGCACATAG
- the LOC112875587 gene encoding DDB1- and CUL4-associated factor 8 isoform X2 has product MRMTQYGKLRGHDGCVNTVSFNPAGDLLVSGSDDTNIILWDWLAKTKRLVYPSGHHENVFHARVMPFTDDSTIVTVAADGQVRVGQLKEGGEVTTRLVGEHDSPVHKMAIEPGSPYIFYSCGEDGLVQHFDLRSDSGKKLFTCYSFLNDRRRVRLNSIAIDPQNPYYFSIGGSDEYVRLYDMRRFQLDDSRNINQPVDTFCPKHLVKGGKVHITSIAYSYAREILVSYNDELVYLFQSNMGLGPNPEAAQPECFDMLDQPQAYSGHRNYRTVKGVSFFGPNDEYVVSGSDCGNVFIWRKKGGELMRMMNGDKSVVNCIEPHPHFPFMATSGIDKTVKLWTPSSKKVMSLPKNVKKIITSNERGREVNASRAEATLSSDVIMRMLRLHRRQSELHRENEPAAADFASDDDETFYIGFGNTERDERENSDPRECIVT; this is encoded by the exons ATGCGGATGACTCAGTATGGAAAGTTGCGTGGTCATGATGGTTGTGTTAATACCGTGAGCTTTAACCCTGCCGGTGACCTCCTTGTGTCCGGTTCAGATGACACCAACATTATACTATGGGACTGGCTTGCTAAAACTAAGAGGCTTGTTTACCCTTCTGGCCACCACGAAAATGTCTTCCATGCCCGGGTGATGCCATTTACTGATGATAGCACTATTGTAACTGTCGCTGCTGATGGACAG GTAAGAGTGGGACAACTGAAGGAGGGCGGTGAAGTCACAACCAGACTAGTTGGGGAGCACGATTCCCCGGTGCATAAGATGGCTATCGAACCAGGAAGCCCTTACATTTTTTACAGTTGTGGAGAGGATGGCTTGGTACAGCAT TTTGACTTGAGAAGCGATTCGGGAAAAAAGCTGTTCACCTGCTATTCTTTCTTGAATGACAGACGCCGTGTAAGACTGAATAGCATTGCCATTGACCCACAGAACCCTTACTATTTTTCAATTGGTGGTTCTGATGAGTATGTACGGTTGTATGACATGAGGAGATTCCAGTTGGATGATTCAAGAAACATAAACCAGCCTGTAGATACCTTCTGCCCTAAGCATCTTGTTAAGGGCGGGAAGGTCCACATCACCAGTATTGCATATTCCTATGCAAGGGAGATACTTGTATCCTACAATGATGAACTTGTCTATTTGTTCCAAAGCAATATGGGTCTTGGTCCAAATCCCGAGGCAGCACAGCCAGAGTGTTTTGACATGCTCGATCAGCCACAAGCATACTCAGGTCACAGGAATTACCGAACTGTTAAGGGAGTCAGTTTCTTTGGACCAAATGATGAATATGTTGTGAGTGGATCAGATTGCGGGAATGTATTCATatggaggaagaagggaggtgAATTGATGAGGATGATGAATGGTGACAAAAGTGTAGTTAACTGCATTGAACCCCACCCGCATTTTCCCTTCATGGCTACTAGTGGTATTGACAAAACTGTCAAGCTGTGGACACCTTCCTCAAAAAAAGTGATGTCACTGCCTAAAAACGTGAAGAAA ATAATAACCTCTAATGAACGGGGGAGAGAGGTTAACGCTTCTCGAGCAGAAGCGACACTTTCATCTGATGTCATCATGCGTATGTTGAGGTTGCATAGGAGACAGTCTGAACTGCATCGGGAGAATGAACCAGCTGCTGCGGATTTTGCCAGTGATGATGATGAGACTTTCTACATTGGATTTGGCAACACAGAAAGGGACGAAAGGGAAAACTCTGATCCCAGGGAATGTATTGTAACGTAG